The Rosa rugosa chromosome 1, drRosRugo1.1, whole genome shotgun sequence genomic sequence AGACTTCATAGgctcaagataaaccccttcggcgcatgtgaaatgctccaactgtgcattgcagcacagtgcatgaccactttgacagcttcaaggttcgaacctaggttggggagcacacccaactaggcaagaaccactaggccacttgcagtggttcccAATTGTAAATATTAGATTCACAAATAAATACAAATATCATGGAATAGGTTTTCTCATATTATCTCAAATTACTATCTCTTTAGGTAACAATAGTTATTACACTTGATATGAATTCATTAGATGTTCGTATCAACTATCAAGTCTTACATTTTGAAGATAGGCTGATCAGTAtaagcatgtttttttttttattagataaCGCATATCACTATTAGTTGGAGAGGGGGAGCAATTAGTGTTGAAACGTCAAAGTAAACAACAAGACACCATGACTTAGAAATTAAACAGCAGATTAAACAGTATTAAGAAACATACCCCTATTGAGGCGTCATACCCCAAACCaaacatgaaaagaaaataacatgacAGGCCGGCATGAACAATAAAATGATTAAGCAGGATCGATCACCAAACATCATGCAagattaattattcaacaaCGGGTAAGAGGTGTTGTACGCGCAAGTGGCGCTGCAGCAGGAGCAGTAGTAGTCACAGCAGCCGCAGCATCACAGTAGCCTCGTAAGATGTCACCTTGTTCTGCAGTGAAGCCAAGGGAAGTAAGCATTGCAGGCCAGCAGTGACGTGTAATGATGGCGATAGCTTTGCAACAGTCTGGATCAATGTTAGCCTTCCCATTCAGGAAATACACAACAATCTCTTGCGAGCAAGATTTCAGCTCCACCAGCGCATTTCCGCATTCCACTAGCCCGCCTTCGCCTTCACCGCTCGTTTTGTCAGAAATTTTCCTCGTAGCAGTAGCATTACTTGCACTCAGTATGAGGGATGCGATCAGTGTCACCAtggaaaccaaaaccaaattctTCAAAGCCATTGCTTGAAAATATGTCTATGTAAATGGGATTTGTGTAAATTCGGAAGCTGAGTGAAGAACAAGAGAGGGTTTGAGAAATTATTTATAGTGAAGGTGATGAGGGCGGTTAGGGAGAGGAGAGGACTGGTAATTGATTGAGATTATATCATTATAATTACTTTCATGATATAATTATGCCTCCTCCAAAACGTTAATTGAAATGCAGAAAGTCAGAAATTAATTAAGAAGCTATATATAAATCATGATGCATACGCGCCTATTGGATTTCCAAGACGGATATGTTCTCACGATCATGTTCAAGTATATACTGTACATATGGTTTTTAATTTCCTCTGGTTTTGGCTTGTTTAGATTCTCAAGCTGAAGTAGAGGTGAGTAGTATTAGAGTTAAAAGTTTATCCAAGGCAGTTTCTTTACTTGGGTCTTTAATTATTTTCTGACGAGCTATGAATATCCTCCGCTggcatgttcctttttctttgtttttgagaAATAAATAACTTCATTACTTATTCATGgtcagaaggcacgtacatcatcagttgtctcataccaaaagttctagatggcacaagccgccGAACAAATTACAAGTAACCCTCATTGTAAACAAATGCGCACAGTTAGACAAACGACAAACAAGAGAAAATTGCAACCTAGTGGAAGATACATGACTCGAAGCAACTGAACAACAAGTAAGtttgcctagagacctcaattggtgcaCGAAAATACTAGTAGATTGCAAAGAGCCTCCCACAAATGTAAGATCCAGCAGGTCACGAGATATGATTTGTTGAAAACAA encodes the following:
- the LOC133707748 gene encoding egg cell-secreted protein 1.2-like, which gives rise to MALKNLVLVSMVTLIASLILSASNATATRKISDKTSGEGEGGLVECGNALVELKSCSQEIVVYFLNGKANIDPDCCKAIAIITRHCWPAMLTSLGFTAEQGDILRGYCDAAAAVTTTAPAAAPLARTTPLTRC